One Drosophila virilis strain 15010-1051.87 chromosome 5, Dvir_AGI_RSII-ME, whole genome shotgun sequence DNA window includes the following coding sequences:
- the LOC26531915 gene encoding zinc finger protein Paris yields the protein MEDMDVCRVCMARESGPSVKLINIFDWSPEVAVMEDEIGIGSTRLDDMLYECTNCEVKLDDELPKKICMRCVIDAQQAFKFRRLCNHTYHFFCQLLSERRNTSSEMGQNERSATIRRQTSNTGEVLATTVEDRLRSMETRCLKLAEDDGKETNVNLRTHDRLDIRKMDLGLIKIESELRSKTIGNQDTQQGELNYMDENGGKDMSSSIDRPYKCPHCSKAFAQNQHLKRHIFGHMGKRPYKCPHCPKDFVQSHHLKRHICTHTGQPFKCPHCSKAFSLKHLLAEHIRVHTGERPFKCPHCPKSFTQNPYLAAHIRRHKGERPYQCPQCPKAFGLKHILQTHIRGHKGERPHQCEHCLKAFTQKCNLKMHQRRCPATGVKHTKIIENLSNCPTETLLI from the exons ATGGAAGATATGGACGTGTGCCGAGTTTGTATGGCCAGAGAAAGTGGCCCttctgtaaaattaataaatatatttgactgGAGCCCTGAAGTTGCAGTAATGGAAGACGAGATAGGGATAGGCAGCACTAGACTTGATGACATGCTTTACGAATGCACCAACTGCGAAGTCAAACTTGACGATGAGCTACCAAAGAAAATTTGCATGCGCTGCGTTATAGACGCCCAgcaagcatttaaatttaggCGCTTGTGCAATCATACTTACCATTTCTTTTGCCAGCTTCTTAGTGAGCGGCGGAACACTAGCTCTGAAATGGGTCAGAACGAACGCTCGGCGACAATAAGGAGACAGACATCCAATACCGGTGAGGTACTTGCCACAACCGTTGAAGATAGACTTAGGAGCATGGAAACGCGTTGCTTAAAGTTGGCGGAAGATGACGGTAAAGAAACCAACGTCAATTTAAGAACACATGATCGTCTTGATATTCGCAAAATGGATTTAGGACTCATCAAAATAGAGAGTGAATTGAGAAGTAAGACCATAGGAAACCAGGACACCCAGCAAGGGGAACTGAA TTACATGGATGAGAATGGCGGCAAAGACATGTCAAGTAGTATCGATCGTCCATATAAATGCCCCCACTGCTCAAAGGCCTTTGCTCAAAACCAACATCTCAAGCGACACATCTTTGGACACATGGGTAAACGGCCATATAAGTGCCCCCACTGTCCAAAGGACTTTGTGCAGAGTCACCATCTTAAGCGACACATCTGCACTCACACAGGTCAACCGTTTAAGTGCCCACACTGTTCAAAGGCCTTTTCTTTAAAGCATCTTCTGGCCGAGCACATACGCGTGCATACCGGCGAACGACCATTTAAATGTCCGCATTGTCCGAAATCATTTACCCAAAATCCCTATCTTGCGGCGCATATTCGCAGACACAAGGGCGAACGGCCTTATCAGTGTCCCCAATGTCCAAAGGCTTTTGGATTAAAACACATACTCCAGACACACATCCGCGGACACAAAGGAGAACGTCCTCACCAATGCGAACACTGTTTGAAGGCATTCACCCAGAAATGTAATCTGAAGATGCACCAAAGGCGATGTCCAGCAACGGGAGTAAAGCATACTAAAATAATTGAGAATTTAAGTAACTGTCCTACTGaaactttattaatataa
- the link gene encoding uncharacterized protein link — protein MFARLLKFVLQLALLQCISGRLSVGAKFYGQPSEIIVDNDKPRLNSKLQNALYYNIPVYKLINPSTGNPTAKTTMPMVISEYPSDVLHIARTRLGLKRMDQLPSISELGKLLGTGNADETIKYVRFLMSNDQGIELMKTYLESFDYEQAANDNTPREKDDESDNFTNNADIDVDYDEATSKLNIPTKMKSSNSELEEASSMQRFNEFVKQYSFWPGSSTTPRPLPYKRVLMPPVQPTQQRHGPAMRPVLVRQPLPYHFPVPLRSALMSQPVKSTSMPTLTNSTTNSNRSTHDMKPPHLNTPKQAEMPSPDHVAPHVQQLAQMANISPQVLDQFLQQQPKLAELAKRLSRLPLVQQHSQTIDSQLLLAVKTALFQDENLKSLLGASQTLK, from the coding sequence ATGTTCGCCCGGTTACTGAAATTCGTCTTGCAGTTGGCCTTGCTGCAGTGCATTAGCGGACGTTTGTCCGTTGGGGCAAAGTTCTACGGGCAACCAAGTGAAATAATTGTAGACAATGACAAGCCCCGGCTGAATTCAAAGCTTCAAAATGCACTTTATTACAATATACCCGTCTATAAACTTATCAATCCGAGCACTGGTAACCCAACAGCGAAAACAACAATGCCGATGGTCATCAGCGAGTATCCCAGTGATGTGCTCCATATTGCCCGGACTAGGCTGGGGCTGAAGCGCATGGACCAGCTGCCCAGCATCAGTGAGCTTGGTAAGCTGCTGGGCACTGGCAACGCCGATGAAACCATAAAATACGTGCGCTTTCTGATGTCTAATGATCAGGGAATAGAGCTGATGAAGACCTACTTGGAATCGTTTGACTATGAGCAAGCCGCTAACGATAACACGCCTCGAGAGAAAGATGACGAAAGTGACAATTTTACCAACAATGCAGATATAGATGTTGACTACGATGAGGCGACCTCCAAGCTAAATATACCAACAAAAATGAAGTCGTCAAATTCGGAATTGGAAGAGGCTAGTTCAATGCAGAGATTTAATGAATTTGTGAAACAATACAGTTTCTGGCCGGGCAGTAGTACAACACCCAGGCCTTTGCCGTACAAGCGTGTGTTGATGCCACCTGTTCAGCCAACTCAGCAGAGACATGGACCAGCTATGCGTCCCGTACTCGTACGGCAGCCATTGCCTTATCACTTTCCCGTTCCATTACGTTCCGCATTGATGTCGCAACCCGTGAAGTCTACGTCAATGCCAACTTTAACCAACAGCACCACGAATTCGAATCGATCCACACACGACATGAAGCCGCCGCACCTAAACACACCTAAACAGGCAGAGATGCCATCACCGGATCACGTGGCGCCGCACGTTCAGCAGCTAGCGCAAATGGCCAACATTTCCCCCCAGGTGCTGGACCAGTTTCTGCAGCAACAGCCCAAGCTGGCCGAGTTGGCCAAGCGTCTTAGTCGACTGCCCCTGGTGCAGCAGCACAGCCAAACTATTGACTCCCAGTTACTTCTGGCCGTAAAAACAGCCCTGTTCCAAGATGAAAATCTGAAGAGTTTGCTTGGAGCATCGCAGACATTAAAATAA
- the Roe1 gene encoding grpE protein homolog, mitochondrial → MATKASLTLPMLANRLSNIRPVASTKRLSNLLRYSQPQLLRGYSTEKQQQAVSDETAAAEQKKTLSPEVERLTQELAAAKEQNSELLDKYKRALADSENMRTRLNKQINDAKIFGIQSFCKDLLEVADTLGHATQAVPKEKLNGNADLKNLYEGLTMTRAALLQVFKRHGLEPLDPINQKFDPNLHEALFQKDDATVEANTVVEVTKLGYKLHERCIRPALVGVSKC, encoded by the exons atggcaacaaaaGCGTCTTTAACATTGCCAATGCTAGCCAATCGCTTGAGCAACATTCGGCCCGTGGCAAGCACAAAACGTTTGAG CAACTTACTTCGCTACTCCCAACCACAATTGCTGCGCGGATATAGCACggaaaagcagcagcaagcagtGAGTGATGAGACCGCTGCAGCGGAACAAAAAAAGACGCTGTCTCCGGAAGTCGAGCGGCTGACGCAAGAATTAGCGGCAGCAAAAGAACAAAACAGCGAACTTCTAGACAAATACAAGCGTGCGCTGGCTGATAGCGAGAATATGCGCACACgactaaacaaacaaattaacgATGCCAAAATCTTTGGCATACAAAGCTTTTGCAAGGATCTACTTGAAGTAGCCGATACACTAGGGCATGCAACTCAAGCAGTACCAAAGGAAAAA CTAAACGGCAATGCCGATCTGAAGAACTTATACGAGGGACTAACAATGACACGCGCCGCGCTTCTACAGGTGTTCAAGCGTCATGGTTTGGAGCCTCTGGATCCCATCAACCAGAAATTTGATCCAAATCTACACGAGGCATTGTTTCAAAAGGACGACGCTACAGTCGAAGCCAATACAGTTGTAGAGGTTACCAAACTCGGTTACAAACTGCACGAACGTTGCATACGCCCCGCTCTTGTGGGCGTGTCGAAATGCTGA
- the Nadk1b gene encoding NAD kinase isoform X1 produces the protein MRDEDIQLALQMAANSISVEEEPLGAAIASPENSPKPLRKAVVFDLNERRKQFRRTRSLNAPSPFQQFGPCGRIMKNSAVVMQIQDPASQRLTWYKPPLTVLVIKKVSDASVLTPFVQLVLWLLQEKNMVVWVESAVLDDALLNEDVQFRAIRDKLVTFKDGRDDLTDRIDFIVCLGGDGTLLYASLLFQQSVPPVMAFHLGSLGFLTPFRFDNFQEQLTSVLEGHAALTLRSRLRCVMHRRSEKRHEVNHAVDANAPMFPLADTILVLNEVVIDRGPSPYLSNIDLFLDGKYITSVQGDGLIVSSPTGSTAYAVAAGASMIHPSVPAIMVTPICPHSLSFRPIVVPAGVELKISVSPESRNTSWVSFDGRNRQELFHGDSLRVTTSIYPVPSICAQDQISDWFASLADGLHWNVRKRQKCLDELSDLTASGSEDTFDEIENTKMYDV, from the exons ATGCGTGACGAGGATATACAATTAGCTTTGCAAATGGCTGCCAACTCAATATCTGTCGAGGAAGAACCTCTCGGCGCAGCAATAGCGTCACCTGAGAATTCTCCGAAGCCGCTGAGAAAAGcagtcgtctttgatttaaatgAGAGACGTAAACAATTTCG GCGTACACGCAGCTTAAACGCGCCGTCACCCTTTCAGCAGTTTGGACCATGTGGACGTATCATGAAAAACTCAGCAGTGGTAATGCAAATCCAGGATCCCGCCAGTCAACGGCTGACCTGGTACAAGCCACCACTAACTGTTCTCGTCATTAAGAAAGTAAGCGATGCTTCTGTGTTGACGCCGTTTGTGCAGCTGGTCCTTTGGCTGCTGCAGGAGAAGAATATGGTCGTCTGGGTGGAGTCTGCAGTACTAGACGATGCTCTACTCAACGAGGACGTTCAATTTCGAGCCATTCGCGACAAGCTGGTGACGTTTAA AGATGGACGGGATGATCTGACCGATAGAATTGATTTTATTGTCTGCCTTGGTGGTGATGGTACTCTGTTATATGCCTCTCTACTGTTTCAGCAATCGGTGCCGCCAGTTATGGCCTTCCATTTAGGATCTTTGGGCTTTTTGACACCTTTTCGTTTTGATAATTTTCAAGAACAACTTACCAGCGTTCTTGAGGGTCATGCGGCGCTTACATTGCGCAGTCGCCTGCGCTGTGTGATGCATCGAAGAAGCGAAAAACGACACGAGGTCAACCATGCTGTGGATGCGAATGCACCCATGTTCCCCTTGGCTGATACAATATTAGTACTGAACGAGGTGGTCATCGATCGGGGCCCATCGCCCTATTTAAGCAATATTGATCTGTTTTTGGATGGCAAGTACATTACATCAGTACAGGGCGATGGCTTAATTGTGTCCTCGCCCACGGGCAGCACAGCGTATGCGGTAGCTGCTGGTGCTTCCATGATACATCCTTCTGTGCCGGCTATTATGGTGACGCCGATTTGCCCGCATTCACTAAGTTTCCGACCAATTGTGGTGCCCGCAGGTGTTGAATTGAAA ATTTCCGTTTCACCTGAGAGTCGCAACACTTCCTGGGTAAGCTTCGATGGCCGAAATCGTCAGGAGCTCTTTCACGGTGATAGTCTGCGCGTGACAACCTCAATTTATCCAGTGCCCAGCATTTGCGCCCAAGATCAAATATCTGACTGGTTTGCCTCGCTGGCCGATGGTCTGCACTGGAATGTACGCAAGCGTCAGAAGTGTCTTGATGAACTTTCCGACTTAACGGCATCCGGATCGGAAGACACGTTCGATGAGattgaaaatacaaaaatgtatgATGTATAG
- the Nadk1b gene encoding NAD kinase isoform X2: MSTLPNTPKHNKSTPPQHHASQETKDSNRVDGSESSSRVRGSNWWWRTRSLNAPSPFQQFGPCGRIMKNSAVVMQIQDPASQRLTWYKPPLTVLVIKKVSDASVLTPFVQLVLWLLQEKNMVVWVESAVLDDALLNEDVQFRAIRDKLVTFKDGRDDLTDRIDFIVCLGGDGTLLYASLLFQQSVPPVMAFHLGSLGFLTPFRFDNFQEQLTSVLEGHAALTLRSRLRCVMHRRSEKRHEVNHAVDANAPMFPLADTILVLNEVVIDRGPSPYLSNIDLFLDGKYITSVQGDGLIVSSPTGSTAYAVAAGASMIHPSVPAIMVTPICPHSLSFRPIVVPAGVELKISVSPESRNTSWVSFDGRNRQELFHGDSLRVTTSIYPVPSICAQDQISDWFASLADGLHWNVRKRQKCLDELSDLTASGSEDTFDEIENTKMYDV, from the exons ATGTCAACATTACCAAACACTCCCAAACATAACAAATCAACACCGCCTCAACATCATGCAAGCCAAGAAACCAAGGATAGCAATAGGGTCGATGGCAGCGAGTCGTCCAGTCGAGTCAGGGGCAGCAACTGGTGGTG GCGTACACGCAGCTTAAACGCGCCGTCACCCTTTCAGCAGTTTGGACCATGTGGACGTATCATGAAAAACTCAGCAGTGGTAATGCAAATCCAGGATCCCGCCAGTCAACGGCTGACCTGGTACAAGCCACCACTAACTGTTCTCGTCATTAAGAAAGTAAGCGATGCTTCTGTGTTGACGCCGTTTGTGCAGCTGGTCCTTTGGCTGCTGCAGGAGAAGAATATGGTCGTCTGGGTGGAGTCTGCAGTACTAGACGATGCTCTACTCAACGAGGACGTTCAATTTCGAGCCATTCGCGACAAGCTGGTGACGTTTAA AGATGGACGGGATGATCTGACCGATAGAATTGATTTTATTGTCTGCCTTGGTGGTGATGGTACTCTGTTATATGCCTCTCTACTGTTTCAGCAATCGGTGCCGCCAGTTATGGCCTTCCATTTAGGATCTTTGGGCTTTTTGACACCTTTTCGTTTTGATAATTTTCAAGAACAACTTACCAGCGTTCTTGAGGGTCATGCGGCGCTTACATTGCGCAGTCGCCTGCGCTGTGTGATGCATCGAAGAAGCGAAAAACGACACGAGGTCAACCATGCTGTGGATGCGAATGCACCCATGTTCCCCTTGGCTGATACAATATTAGTACTGAACGAGGTGGTCATCGATCGGGGCCCATCGCCCTATTTAAGCAATATTGATCTGTTTTTGGATGGCAAGTACATTACATCAGTACAGGGCGATGGCTTAATTGTGTCCTCGCCCACGGGCAGCACAGCGTATGCGGTAGCTGCTGGTGCTTCCATGATACATCCTTCTGTGCCGGCTATTATGGTGACGCCGATTTGCCCGCATTCACTAAGTTTCCGACCAATTGTGGTGCCCGCAGGTGTTGAATTGAAA ATTTCCGTTTCACCTGAGAGTCGCAACACTTCCTGGGTAAGCTTCGATGGCCGAAATCGTCAGGAGCTCTTTCACGGTGATAGTCTGCGCGTGACAACCTCAATTTATCCAGTGCCCAGCATTTGCGCCCAAGATCAAATATCTGACTGGTTTGCCTCGCTGGCCGATGGTCTGCACTGGAATGTACGCAAGCGTCAGAAGTGTCTTGATGAACTTTCCGACTTAACGGCATCCGGATCGGAAGACACGTTCGATGAGattgaaaatacaaaaatgtatgATGTATAG
- the Nadk1b gene encoding NAD kinase isoform X3 translates to MRSMIAINTTVEAAMPQRRTRSLNAPSPFQQFGPCGRIMKNSAVVMQIQDPASQRLTWYKPPLTVLVIKKVSDASVLTPFVQLVLWLLQEKNMVVWVESAVLDDALLNEDVQFRAIRDKLVTFKDGRDDLTDRIDFIVCLGGDGTLLYASLLFQQSVPPVMAFHLGSLGFLTPFRFDNFQEQLTSVLEGHAALTLRSRLRCVMHRRSEKRHEVNHAVDANAPMFPLADTILVLNEVVIDRGPSPYLSNIDLFLDGKYITSVQGDGLIVSSPTGSTAYAVAAGASMIHPSVPAIMVTPICPHSLSFRPIVVPAGVELKISVSPESRNTSWVSFDGRNRQELFHGDSLRVTTSIYPVPSICAQDQISDWFASLADGLHWNVRKRQKCLDELSDLTASGSEDTFDEIENTKMYDV, encoded by the exons ATGCGATCTATGATAGCAATAAACACAACAGTGGAGGCAGCCATGCCACAGAG GCGTACACGCAGCTTAAACGCGCCGTCACCCTTTCAGCAGTTTGGACCATGTGGACGTATCATGAAAAACTCAGCAGTGGTAATGCAAATCCAGGATCCCGCCAGTCAACGGCTGACCTGGTACAAGCCACCACTAACTGTTCTCGTCATTAAGAAAGTAAGCGATGCTTCTGTGTTGACGCCGTTTGTGCAGCTGGTCCTTTGGCTGCTGCAGGAGAAGAATATGGTCGTCTGGGTGGAGTCTGCAGTACTAGACGATGCTCTACTCAACGAGGACGTTCAATTTCGAGCCATTCGCGACAAGCTGGTGACGTTTAA AGATGGACGGGATGATCTGACCGATAGAATTGATTTTATTGTCTGCCTTGGTGGTGATGGTACTCTGTTATATGCCTCTCTACTGTTTCAGCAATCGGTGCCGCCAGTTATGGCCTTCCATTTAGGATCTTTGGGCTTTTTGACACCTTTTCGTTTTGATAATTTTCAAGAACAACTTACCAGCGTTCTTGAGGGTCATGCGGCGCTTACATTGCGCAGTCGCCTGCGCTGTGTGATGCATCGAAGAAGCGAAAAACGACACGAGGTCAACCATGCTGTGGATGCGAATGCACCCATGTTCCCCTTGGCTGATACAATATTAGTACTGAACGAGGTGGTCATCGATCGGGGCCCATCGCCCTATTTAAGCAATATTGATCTGTTTTTGGATGGCAAGTACATTACATCAGTACAGGGCGATGGCTTAATTGTGTCCTCGCCCACGGGCAGCACAGCGTATGCGGTAGCTGCTGGTGCTTCCATGATACATCCTTCTGTGCCGGCTATTATGGTGACGCCGATTTGCCCGCATTCACTAAGTTTCCGACCAATTGTGGTGCCCGCAGGTGTTGAATTGAAA ATTTCCGTTTCACCTGAGAGTCGCAACACTTCCTGGGTAAGCTTCGATGGCCGAAATCGTCAGGAGCTCTTTCACGGTGATAGTCTGCGCGTGACAACCTCAATTTATCCAGTGCCCAGCATTTGCGCCCAAGATCAAATATCTGACTGGTTTGCCTCGCTGGCCGATGGTCTGCACTGGAATGTACGCAAGCGTCAGAAGTGTCTTGATGAACTTTCCGACTTAACGGCATCCGGATCGGAAGACACGTTCGATGAGattgaaaatacaaaaatgtatgATGTATAG